In Tsuneonella sp. CC-YZS046, the genomic window TATCCGGCGCAATGTCGGAGGATGGCAAGGGGTCGGTTGCGCGCAGGCAGGCGGCCATGGTGGCGAATCTTCTTGCCTTCGCGGATGCTCTGGTTGGCGAAAGCATGGCGAAGGAACTCGGTTTGCCGCGCTTGCGCGCGCGCGATATTGCGCAATCCCTGTTCGAAACCGTGATTGCCGAAGAAGCCAACGAGCTGAGGCCCCCGGAATTACAGTAAGGCTTCCTTTTCGTCGCCCGGCCGAAGCCATCCCGGCCGCAACCGATCGGCGATGTCCTCGTTTCTGAGATGATCGATGGCGAGCCGCAGCTCGGGATAGGCGATCCGCCGTCGTTTTTCCTGCGACGCTTCGAGCGGAACCACGAGAAGGCGGCGGTTGATTTTCTGCCGCCAGTTCATCCGCGCGGTGTTTTCCTGGCCGACGTAGCATCCTTTGGTGAAACTGACCCCGTTGAGTTCCACCGCATTGCATTCGAGCCAGAGAATTTCTCCATTGCCCAGCTCGGCCTGGCCTTCCGGCACGCCCAGGGCCAGCCGGTGAGCCATCCAGGCCTGATCGGCGCTTTCGTCGTCGTCCGAAACCCTGGCGATCCACCTCTGCCCGAGCGCCGCGAGCCGGGGGTCCGGCGCGCCGCCGTCGCCCAAATCGGCCTGCCAATAGATGCCGAGGCTTTCATCCCGTGCGATCGCGATCTTTCGCCGCAGGCGATAGAGCGAGAGGCGCCGCACGAGATCGTCGGCCACTCGCGCTTCGCAATCCAGCAGCAGCCCGTCCGCGCCGGGCCACACCAGGAAATCGAACAGCACCTTGCCCTGAGGGGTGAGAAGGCCGCTCCAGACCGGCAGCAGCCCGGTTACGTCATTGGTGACGAGGCCCTGCAGGAAAGCGGCGACATCTTCATCGGCGGAATCCGCCGACAGGCGAATGACGGCGCGTGAAAAGAGGCGTTCAGCTGGCATGCGATCAGAGGTAGTGATTGGCGATGCAAAAATGTAGGGGATTTCTATGGCTCACCCCGAACTTGTTCTCGCCAATGGCACGATCCACACTCCTTCTGGCCCCTTTCAGGGCGATGTCGCGGTAAGGGACGGCAGAATCGCCGGCATAGGGAGCTTTCCCGAAGCCGCGCGCACGCTGGATTGCACGGGGCTGGACATCCTGCCGGGCGTTATCGACAGCCAGGTTCACTTTCGCGAGCCGGGGCTGGAGCACAAGGAAGATCTCGAGACTGGCAGCCGTGCCGCCGTGATGGGCGGTGTGACGGCCGTTTTCGAAATGCCGAACACCTCTCCCAACACCGATTCGGAGATGCGGGTCCATGACAAGCTGGAGCGCGCCCACCATCGGATGTGGTGCGACCATGCGTTCTATGTCGGCGCCACGGCGGACAATGCGGAGGAATTGGCGCGGCTCGAGCGCATTCCCGGCACGGCGGGCGTCAAGATTTTCATGGGGGCGTCCACCGGCAGCCTGCTGGTCGCCGAGGATGAGAATTTGCGGCGGGTCCTGCAGAATGGCGTCCGCCGCGTCGCCATCCATGCCGAGGACGAGGAGCGGATGAATGCGCGCAAGGAGTTGCGCGTCGAAGGAGATCCTTCCAGCCACCCGGTATGGCGGGACGATGAAAGCGCCATGCTGGCCACCCGCCGGATATTGAGGCTGGCCCGGGAAACGCGGCGTCCGATCCATATCCTGCACGTCACCACCCCGGCGGAACTCGAATTGATCTCGCGGCACAGGGACATCGCCACCTGCGAGGTCACGCCCCAGCATCTCACTCTGGCCGCCGAGGACGCCTATCCCAGGCTGGGCACCTTTGCGCAGATGAACCCGCCGATCCGCAGCGGCGCCCATCGCGACGGGCTGTGGCATTGGCTGCGCCAGGGGGTTCCCGACGTGATCGGCTCGGACCATGCGCCGCATACCAGGCAGGAAAAGGACAAGCCCTATCCCGGCAGTCCGAGCGGAATGCCCGGAGTGCAGACCTTGCTGCCCCTGATGTTGGATCATGTGGCGAATGGCCGGATGACGCTGGAGCGCCTGATCGACATGACCAGCGCGGGCGTGCAGCGGGTGTTCGGACTCGTCGGGAAGGGGCGGATCGCGGTCGGTTACGATGCCGATTTCACGGTTGTCGATCGCAAGGGCAGCTTTACCGTCACCGAGGATTGGGTGGAAAGCCGCTGCGGCTGGTCGCCCTTTACCGGGATGGAGCTTCAGGGGCGGGTGATCGGCACCATCCTGCGCGGGCATTTCGCGATGTGGGAAGGCCAGCTTGGCAACGAGGCCGTGGGCGAGCCGTTACGTTTCGTCGGCTGCCTTTGACCTGCGCGCCATCGCCCGGTGCCTCTGGGACAGATCCCAGCAGAATACCGCTATCGCCGCCCAGATGAAGATGAAGCTGGCGAGCTGAACCGGCTGCAAGGGCTCGCGAAAGACCGTCAGCCCGGAAATGAATACGATCGTCGGCACCATGAATTGAAAGAAGCCGAGCGTGGAATAGTCCATGCGCCGGGCGGCTTCGGCAAAACAGTAGAGCGGAACGGCTGTCAGCACGCCGCTTGCGGCGATTATCAGGCTGAAGCCGAAACCTTCATGAAGCGCGGTGTGCCCCGTGCCGCGCGTTGCGAGCCAGATGAGCAGGACGCCGGGAGGAACCAGATAGAGGCTTTCCACGGCCAGGCCGGGCAATGCTTCGATCGGGATGAGTTTCCGCACGAGGCCGTAGGTCGCGAAACTGCAGGCAAGGGCGAGACTGACCCATAGGGTGGTGAGCGCCCCGGCGGCGAGAATCGCGACGCCGATTCCGGCAAGCCCCACCGCGAGCCATTGGCGGCTGGACAGGCGCTCACCGAGAAAGACCGTGCCGATCAGCACATTGAGCAGCGGATTGATATAATATCCGAGGCTGGCGGCGTAGATATGGTTGTTCATCACCGACCACACGTAAAGCAGCCAGTTGCTGCCGATCAGCGTGGCGGTGAGCAAGAGCAGCAGCCCCGTCCTGCGGTTTGCGAGAGCCTGCCACACTTCCTTGCCCTGCTTGCGCGCCGCGATGAACGCCACGCAGACGGGGAAGGTGAAGATCGCCCGCCAGCCGACCAGTTCGAAGGCCGAGACGTGATAGACCAGCAGCAGGTAGAAGGGGAGAAAGCCCCATGTCCCGAAGGCACCAAGGGCATAGGCGAAACCGCCTGACTGCTTGGTTGTGTTGGGGGACGGCATTGAACGGCTCCGGAGATTGGAAGGGGCTTTAGGCCTGTCTTTACCTCACTGCAATGCCCGACCCGCCCGATGGTCGCGCACGTTTCGTCGCAAAAATGCCAACCTTACGAGATGGTTGCGTGGCGTTCAGAAAAAGAGGCGTAGGCCTGAACGTAACGGGCGAATGCAGCAGATGGCGCTTCACCGAACAACGAGGAACCCAGGAGGTTAGTGATGAAAGCCAAGCAATGGAAAATCGCAGCGATGTCTCTCGCCGTGCCGGGCCTGATCGCCGCGGCGGCGCCTGCGGCAGCCGTGCCGCTCGGCTCGGCGGAGCAGGTGAGCAACGTCTATTCTGTCGAGGCGTTGAGCCATAGCGACCGCGGGCGGGACCGGAACTGGTCTCGGGGCCGCGAATACCGGGATTCCCGCTATGACCGCCGCTATTATGGCGAGCCGGTCCGCGCCAATACGCGGGTCTGGAGAGGCCATGACGGGCGCTATTATTGCCGCAAGGACAATGGAACCACCGGCCTCCTGATCGGCGCGGCAGTGGGCGGCCTGGTCGGACACGAGGTCGCCGGATATGGCGATCGCACCCTGGGCGCCATTCTGGGCGCTGCCGGTGGCGGCTTGCTCGGCCGGGCGATCGACAAGGGCAACACCCGTTGCCGCTGATGTCGGGCCGGCTGGACCGGCCGGCAAGATTTCCGCTGGCAGCCTCGCTGCTCGCGGAATCGGCCCGGGTCGCATCTGGAACGGGCTGCAAGAAGGCGTCTGTCCGCCGATCCGGGCCGGGCAGGCGCCTTCAACCTTTCTGAGATTGTTTCCCGAGGCGGGACAGGGAAACAATTCGGGGGCTTTGCTAACCGGCCTTTAACCATCAATGGATCATCGCTGACGGCCGCTCCATTCCGCGAGGACCCGCGCATGACCGCTTCCCGCCGCTTTCCCATGGTTTTGATGGCCGCGCCCCTGCTGATGCTGGGCGGCTGCGGCGACGATGCGCCGAAGGCCGCCAAGGTCGCGCCCGAAGCGGACCCCGCGCTGGAAAAGGCGCTCGCCGACGAGATCATGATCGACCCGGACCTCGCCAGCCGGAATCCGGCCAGCGCCGGCATCGCGATCGGGACGCAGGACGCCTCCCTTCCGCCCGAAGTCAATTCCCCCGAGGAGATCGAGGCGGCACGGCGCAAGGCGCTCGAGCTGGTTGGCGGAGCGGACAGGATGAAACCCGCCCCTGAGCCGCGCGTGGTCGCCGAAGGCAAGCCCGCGGGCAGCGTGATTACCGCCGCCGCGCGCGCTGCCGCGCTCGGCCCTGATGGCGCGAATTGTGCGGAGAAGGTCGAATATACGACCGCCTGGGCCGCCAGGATGCCCGCCGCCTTCCCGGTCTATCCGCGCGGAAACGTGAAGGAAGCGGCGGGGACGGACCGCGATGGCTGCTCCTTGCGGGCCGTGACCTACACCACCCCTGTGGCGCATGGCGAGGTGATCGATTTCTATTACACCCGCGCGGTTGCGGCCGGATTCAAGACCGACCGGGTCCGCCAGGGCAGCGATGAAATGCTCGGCGGCGCGAAGGGCGGCGTATCCTATCTGGTGTCGGCGCGGCAGCTTCCCTCGGGCCGGACCGAGGTGGATCTCGTCACCAGCGGACGCTGATTAGGTTCCGGCCCTAGGCGTCGCGAAAGCCCACGCCGAGCATGGCGCGCGGCTGCTCCAGCTCCGTCGAGGCGACCGGATAGGCGCAGTAATCGGCCGCGTAGAAGGCGCTGGGGCGATGGTTGCCGGACAGGCCTAGCCCGCCCAGCGGCGCGGCCGAGGAACTGCCGTTGGTCGAGCGGTTCCAGTTGATAAGCCCGGCCCGGACATTGGACCAGAAGCGGTTGTAATCCTCCGGGCTGCCGCCGACCAGCGATGCGCACAGGCCGAACCGGGTATTGTTGGCCTCCCCGATCGCCTCGTCGAACGAGCTTACCCGGATCACCTGGAGCAGGGGGCCGAACAGCTCGACATCAGGCCGTTCCTTGATGGCGGTGACATCTATGATCCCGGGCGAGATGAAAGGCAGATCGCCCTTGGGCCGGGTCATGTGCTTGATGGCCTTGCCGCCCTGGCTCAGGAAATAGAGAAAGCTGTCGGTCAGCGCATCGGCCGTGGCCGGATCGATGACAGGTCCCATGAAGGGCGACGGCTCATCGAAGGGCGCGCCCACGATGATCCGGTCGGCGAGCCGCTTCACCTCGTCCATCAGCGCGTCATACATGGCATCCTGCACGATCAGGCGCCGCGCGGCGGTGCAGCGCTGGCCCGCGCCGCTGAAGGCGGACTGGATCACCAGCACGGCGGCATCGGCGACGATGGGCGTGTTCCACACCACGAGGGGATTGTTGCCGCCCATTTCGAGCGCCACGATCTTCCCGGGATTGACCGCGAGCCGGCGATTGATCGCGATCCCAGTCTGCACCGATCCGGTGAACAGCACACCGTCCACACCGGCGTGAACCACCAGTTCCTGGCCGGTATCCGGCCCGCCCGGCACGAATTGCAGCACGTCCTCCGGCAGTCCCGCCTCGTGGAAGCACCGGACCAGAAATTCGCCCGAGGCCGGGGCCTTCTCGCTCGGCTTCAGGATCACCGCATTGCCGGCGACAAGCGCGGGCAGGATATGGCTGTTGGGCAGGAAGGCGGGGGAATTGAACGGCCCCAGCACGGCCAGCACCCCGTGGGGCTTGTGCCGTATCGCGGCGGTGCCCTTGAGCGCGCTGTTCAGCTTGCGCTGGGCGGATCGCTCCGCATAGGCGCGCACCGAAATCTCGACCTTATTGATGACGCCTTCGATCTCGGCCCGCGCTTCCCACAGCGGCTTGCCCGTCTCGCGCGCGACAAGCGTGGCGAAATCCTCGGCCGTGCGGCGCACTTCGTTGGCAAAGCGGCGGACCAGCTCGATCCGGTTCGCCAGCGGTTGCGCGGCCCAGCCGGGCCAGGCGTGCCGCGCCCTGGCGACGGCTTCCTCGACATCGCCCGCCGCGCCCCGCCACAGTTCTTCCCCCGTGGCGGGTTCATGGGAAATGATGGTGCTGACGGTCACGCCCTGGGAAAAAACCTTGCTCTGAATCTGCGGATTGCGGTCGGATGTCCTTAGCGGCGAATTTCGGTTGCAGCCAGAAGTTCCGGCAATACCGTGCTATTCCGGCCCGTGCCGTTCCGAGGCGACCGGCGGCAACGGCGCTGGTCCCAGGGCCTGGCCCATCGCGCGAATGCGCGCGACCTTGCCGTGCAGCTTCGACCAGTCGTCGTCTTCCGCGATGGCGGCCCAGATTTCCTCCACCTCGTCTATCAGCATCGCTTCCGGCGTGGGGCCGGACCAGTAGGACGCGCTGCTGTCCAGCAGATCGCGGCCCGCCAGGGCCTGCGCCAGCTCCGGCGGGGCGTTCCGTCCGCCCCGGAAGGAAAAGAAGAAGGCATCGGGGCCGAGCCCGCCTTCGCGCATGATCGCTTCGGCCGCCCGCACCAGATCCATGTCCCGTTCTGGGCCGGGCGAAGTGACGCCAAGCCGCCATGCGAACCGCCGGCCCAGAGCCGCTTCGTAAAGCGGTCTGAACCGGTCCAGCGCCGCCACCAGGTTGGGCACTTCGGTGAGGACGTGCAGGGCATTGGCGAGCTGGGCGCAATTCCACAGCAGGGTTTCCGGCTGGCGGCCATAGGCATAAAGCCCGCTCTCGTCGAAATAGGCGGCGGTGAAGGACGGGTCCCATTGGGGCAGCCAGCGCCACGGGCCATAGTCGAAGCTCTCGCCGGAAATATTCATGTTGTCGGTGTTGAGGACGCCGTGGACGAAGCCTGCGACCATGTAGGACGCGGCGAGATCGGCCAGCCGCTCCACCACCTGATGCATCAGGATCACCGGCGGCTCGTCGCGGCCCGGCGCGTCCTCGGGCGGGGGAGGGCCGGGATAGTGGCGCAGGCAGTAATCCGTCAGCTCGGCGAGATGATCCTTTTCGTCCAGGGCATAGAGCCGCTGGAACGTGCCGATGCGGATATGCCCGTGGCTGAGCCGGACCAGCACGGCGGAACGGGTGGGCGATGGCTCGTCGTTGCGCCACAGGCTTTCGCCCGTCTCGATCACGGAAAAGGTCTTGCTGGTGTAGACGCCCAGCGCCTCCAGCATTTCGGTGGCGAGAATTTCCCGCACCGCACCTTTCAGGGTCAGGCGGCCGTCGCCCCGGCGGCTGTATGGAGTCTGCCCCGATCCCTTGGTTCCGAAATCCAGCAGGCGGCCGTCGCCATCGCGCAGCTGCGCGTAGAGGAAGCCGCGCCCGTCGCCGATCTCCGGGTTGTAGACCCGGAACTGGTGGCCGTGATAGCGCAAGGCCAGCGGCTCCGGCAGATTGTCCGGCAGCGGCTCGAACCGGGCGAAATGGGAAATCCAGGCATCGTCGCCGAGCTGGCCCAGCCCCACCGCCTGCGCCCAGCGCTGGTTGCGGAAGCGCAATCGCGCCTCGGGAAAGGGCGCCACGGGCACGGGATCGCCGATCCAGCCGGCAATCTCGCGAATTTGTGGATCGGGGCGATAGGGTGCGGGTTGCGGTTCTGCGCGCATCTGGCAATAGTGGGGGCAGGGAAGGCGCGGCGCAAGCCGGGCCGTAGGGAAAACGGAAGCGCAAGGCACCCATGGCCACCACGCAAATCGAATACGCCGATCGCCACTGGTCGAGCGCGGATGGCTTACAGCTGCATTATCGGGATTATCCGGGGCGGGAAGACCGCCCGCCGCTGCTGTGCCTGCCGGGCCTTACCCGCAATGCCCGCGATTTCGAGCCTGTGATCGAGCGTTTCGCTGGCGAGTGGCGGGTCATCTGCGTCGATCTGCGCGGGCGCGGCGACAGCGAATACGCCAAGGATTGGCGGACTTACAATCCGCTCACCTATGTCGAGGATCTGGAAGCCCTGTTCGAACAGGCCGGGATCGCGCGCTTCGTCGCGCTCGGCACCTCGCTCGGCGGCATCCTCACCATGCTACTGGCCGGGCGGCAGGGGGAAAGGATGGCGGGCGCGCTGCTCAACGACATCGGCCCCGTGATCGACCCGGCCGGGCTGGACCGGATTCGCAACTATGTCGGGCAGGCGCGCAGCTTTCCCACCTGGATGCACGCGGCCCGGGCGATGGAGGAAACCCACGGAATGGCGTTTCCCGATTACGAGGTTTCGGACTGGCTGGCGATGGCGAAGCGCCTGATGACCCTGGGCAACAATGACCGGATCGTGTTCGACTACGACATGAAGATCGGCGAGATATTCAATCAGCCGGGCGGGGAGGCGGGCGTGGACCTGTGGCCGGTGTTCCCGGCGCTGGCGGGGCGGCCGGTCACGGTGCTGCGGGGCGAATTGTCGGACATCCTTTCCGCCGCGACCCTGGCGGAGATGGGCCATCGCCTGCCGCAGATGGAAGCGGTGACGGTGCCGAGGGTGGGCCATGCGCCGACATTGGGCGAAGCGGCGGCGATCGAGGCGATTTCCCGCCTGCTCGAAAGGGTCGGATGACCGCGAAGGGAAAGCAAGCGCGCATCCTTCACCTGCATTCGACATTCAATGCCGGGGGCAAGGAGTTGCGCTGCGTGCGGCTGATGAACGCCTTCGGTGCGCAATTCCAGCACACCATTGTTTCCGCAGAGCCGGAAGCGCTCGGGGCCGCGCGGCATATTTCGAAATCCATTGCAGTATCTTATCCACGAAACTTCCCATCGCTTCAAGGCTGGCCCACGCCGTCGCGGCTGAGCCG contains:
- the rarD gene encoding EamA family transporter RarD, with product MPSPNTTKQSGGFAYALGAFGTWGFLPFYLLLVYHVSAFELVGWRAIFTFPVCVAFIAARKQGKEVWQALANRRTGLLLLLTATLIGSNWLLYVWSVMNNHIYAASLGYYINPLLNVLIGTVFLGERLSSRQWLAVGLAGIGVAILAAGALTTLWVSLALACSFATYGLVRKLIPIEALPGLAVESLYLVPPGVLLIWLATRGTGHTALHEGFGFSLIIAASGVLTAVPLYCFAEAARRMDYSTLGFFQFMVPTIVFISGLTVFREPLQPVQLASFIFIWAAIAVFCWDLSQRHRAMARRSKAADET
- a CDS encoding succinylglutamate-semialdehyde dehydrogenase; the protein is MTVSTIISHEPATGEELWRGAAGDVEEAVARARHAWPGWAAQPLANRIELVRRFANEVRRTAEDFATLVARETGKPLWEARAEIEGVINKVEISVRAYAERSAQRKLNSALKGTAAIRHKPHGVLAVLGPFNSPAFLPNSHILPALVAGNAVILKPSEKAPASGEFLVRCFHEAGLPEDVLQFVPGGPDTGQELVVHAGVDGVLFTGSVQTGIAINRRLAVNPGKIVALEMGGNNPLVVWNTPIVADAAVLVIQSAFSGAGQRCTAARRLIVQDAMYDALMDEVKRLADRIIVGAPFDEPSPFMGPVIDPATADALTDSFLYFLSQGGKAIKHMTRPKGDLPFISPGIIDVTAIKERPDVELFGPLLQVIRVSSFDEAIGEANNTRFGLCASLVGGSPEDYNRFWSNVRAGLINWNRSTNGSSSAAPLGGLGLSGNHRPSAFYAADYCAYPVASTELEQPRAMLGVGFRDA
- a CDS encoding dihydroorotase; the protein is MAHPELVLANGTIHTPSGPFQGDVAVRDGRIAGIGSFPEAARTLDCTGLDILPGVIDSQVHFREPGLEHKEDLETGSRAAVMGGVTAVFEMPNTSPNTDSEMRVHDKLERAHHRMWCDHAFYVGATADNAEELARLERIPGTAGVKIFMGASTGSLLVAEDENLRRVLQNGVRRVAIHAEDEERMNARKELRVEGDPSSHPVWRDDESAMLATRRILRLARETRRPIHILHVTTPAELELISRHRDIATCEVTPQHLTLAAEDAYPRLGTFAQMNPPIRSGAHRDGLWHWLRQGVPDVIGSDHAPHTRQEKDKPYPGSPSGMPGVQTLLPLMLDHVANGRMTLERLIDMTSAGVQRVFGLVGKGRIAVGYDADFTVVDRKGSFTVTEDWVESRCGWSPFTGMELQGRVIGTILRGHFAMWEGQLGNEAVGEPLRFVGCL
- a CDS encoding folate-binding protein: MPAERLFSRAVIRLSADSADEDVAAFLQGLVTNDVTGLLPVWSGLLTPQGKVLFDFLVWPGADGLLLDCEARVADDLVRRLSLYRLRRKIAIARDESLGIYWQADLGDGGAPDPRLAALGQRWIARVSDDDESADQAWMAHRLALGVPEGQAELGNGEILWLECNAVELNGVSFTKGCYVGQENTARMNWRQKINRRLLVVPLEASQEKRRRIAYPELRLAIDHLRNEDIADRLRPGWLRPGDEKEALL
- a CDS encoding alpha/beta hydrolase, which codes for MATTQIEYADRHWSSADGLQLHYRDYPGREDRPPLLCLPGLTRNARDFEPVIERFAGEWRVICVDLRGRGDSEYAKDWRTYNPLTYVEDLEALFEQAGIARFVALGTSLGGILTMLLAGRQGERMAGALLNDIGPVIDPAGLDRIRNYVGQARSFPTWMHAARAMEETHGMAFPDYEVSDWLAMAKRLMTLGNNDRIVFDYDMKIGEIFNQPGGEAGVDLWPVFPALAGRPVTVLRGELSDILSAATLAEMGHRLPQMEAVTVPRVGHAPTLGEAAAIEAISRLLERVG
- a CDS encoding protein adenylyltransferase SelO family protein — encoded protein: MRAEPQPAPYRPDPQIREIAGWIGDPVPVAPFPEARLRFRNQRWAQAVGLGQLGDDAWISHFARFEPLPDNLPEPLALRYHGHQFRVYNPEIGDGRGFLYAQLRDGDGRLLDFGTKGSGQTPYSRRGDGRLTLKGAVREILATEMLEALGVYTSKTFSVIETGESLWRNDEPSPTRSAVLVRLSHGHIRIGTFQRLYALDEKDHLAELTDYCLRHYPGPPPPEDAPGRDEPPVILMHQVVERLADLAASYMVAGFVHGVLNTDNMNISGESFDYGPWRWLPQWDPSFTAAYFDESGLYAYGRQPETLLWNCAQLANALHVLTEVPNLVAALDRFRPLYEAALGRRFAWRLGVTSPGPERDMDLVRAAEAIMREGGLGPDAFFFSFRGGRNAPPELAQALAGRDLLDSSASYWSGPTPEAMLIDEVEEIWAAIAEDDDWSKLHGKVARIRAMGQALGPAPLPPVASERHGPE
- a CDS encoding glycine zipper 2TM domain-containing protein, whose translation is MKAKQWKIAAMSLAVPGLIAAAAPAAAVPLGSAEQVSNVYSVEALSHSDRGRDRNWSRGREYRDSRYDRRYYGEPVRANTRVWRGHDGRYYCRKDNGTTGLLIGAAVGGLVGHEVAGYGDRTLGAILGAAGGGLLGRAIDKGNTRCR